The Bubalus bubalis isolate 160015118507 breed Murrah chromosome 16, NDDB_SH_1, whole genome shotgun sequence genome window below encodes:
- the LOC112579437 gene encoding olfactory receptor 2G3-like, with amino-acid sequence MNMITTNFTVTEFVFLGLSSQPKMQLILFIMFLFFYVLTVVGNIIIITIIQIETRLQTPMYFFLTNLSFLDICYTSTDVPQMLSNMVGRKKTIPFPRCATQMYFSLSLGMTECVLLGVMAYDRYVAICHPLHYTVIMNQKTCVQLAGISWASSFLSSTVINIFTLSLPYCGPNVLDHFFCEVPSILRLACTDTSFTEMVVFIFTIVIVFIPFLLIVISYARILLTVLRMRSASGRHKALSTCASHLTVVALFYGTGIFMYMRPQSKTSRAGGKIIAVFYTVITPMLNPLIYSQRNQDVKGALRRALAKQRT; translated from the coding sequence ATGAATATGATAACAACAAACTTCACTGTGACCGAATTTGTGTTCCTGGGGCTCTCATCACAGCCAAAGATGCAGctcattctttttattatgtTCTTGTTCTTCTATGTATTAACCGTGGTAgggaatattattattatcactatcaTCCAGATAGAAACACGTCTCCAAACTccaatgtacttcttcctcactAATTTATCCTTTCTGGATATCTGCTACACATCCACTGACGTCCCACAAATGCTGTCCAACATGGTGGGCAGAAAGAAGACCATCCCATTTCCTAGATGTGCTACTCAGATGTATTTCTCCCTCTCCTTGGGAATGACTGAATGCGTTCTCCTTGGAGTCATGGCTTACGACAGATATGTGGCCATCTGCCATCCTCTTCACTACACAGTCATTATGAACCAAAAGACCTGTGTCCAGTTAGCAGGCATTTCTTGGGCCAGTAGTTTCCTGAGTTCCACGGTCATCAACATCTTCACCTTGAGCTTACCTTACTGTGGACCCAATGTCCTGGATCACTTCTTCTGTGAGGTTCCTTCCATCCTGAGGTTGGCTTGCACTGACACATCATTTACCGAGATGGTTGTTTTCATCTTCACTATCGTCATTgtcttcattccttttctcctcatTGTTATTTCCTACGCCCGAATCCTTCTGACAGTTCTCAGGATGCGGTCAGCCTCTGGAAGGCACAAGGCTCTGTCCACCTGTGCTTCCCATCTGACAGTGGTGGCCTTATTCTATGGAACTGGTATCTTCATGTACATGAGACCCCAGTCAAAGACCTCCAGGGCTGGGGGCAAGATCATTGCAGTGTTCTACACTGTGATCACACCCATGCTCAACCCCTTGATCTATAGCCAAAGGAACCAAGATGTAAAAGGGGCTCTAAGAAGAGCTCTGGCAAAACAGAGGACCTGA